The Antedon mediterranea chromosome 11, ecAntMedi1.1, whole genome shotgun sequence genome window below encodes:
- the LOC140062687 gene encoding synaptotagmin-7-like, with protein sequence MITIVKAEGLARCPIGGSPDPYVNIEVTESKGEELNVHKHQTTVRRAKLNPVFKEAFSIPLASTTTAEDVTVLLLVRDKDYILQDSNIGHVRLGVGMTTNEHVESWEKVFKKPGQSVTIKCKLCTMPIDD encoded by the exons ATGATTACTATTGTCAAAGCAGAAGGCTTGGCCAGGTGTCCTATTGGAGGCTCGCCAG atccGTATGTAAACATTGAAGTTACCGAGTCGAAAGGCGAAGAGCTGAATGTACACAAACACCAGACGACCGTTCGTCGAGCAAAATTAAACCCTGTATTTAAAGAAGCATTCTCAATCCCATTAGCAAGTACCACTACTGCCGAAGATGTTACTGTGTTACTGCTTGTTCGTGACAAGGATTATATTCTTCAAGATTCGAATATTGGTCATGTTCGCCTTGGTGTTGGCATGACAACGAATGAACACGTTGAAAGTTGggaaaaagtatttaaaaagcCCGGACAATCGGTTACGATCAAGTGCAAACTTTGTACAATGCCAATTGATGATTaa
- the LOC140063080 gene encoding C2 calcium-dependent domain-containing protein 4C-like — protein MTACTNFNHHQTNITKQISQDCPLQHTHNRVPKRAEMNPLSRIIITPDTVPKFVIPRNRPTRLVTRPTSEITSDDAISDCASFNTNDRPSLPHLRMKRTPYGFSFLAESPKTSRKESLYRKKNKYQATEQNLTVQQIDYDTFIAGSLDGMYDWSSTSPSSRGSLSPASSPLVHKNCISKAGFGLSSSQSHGHLGNSNPVQNRPMSFPSTPTLIRASTMMHVNPNAMQTSSSVNRRASMPLLGDIKYQKKRSRSLRALQPDMLHLHCMRRRSVVRDLGEVHLKLQYIRQRDYLDVEVIRAENLGGSVYTGPINPILKLSLTPEKNHPKYKTINMKGTRDPQFNQNFSYTNIKPLQLMHLNLRIKVLSKKSNLRRAEHIGDIIQPLNFLIDESIHEIKANVKPCLQYTTEYVDKLVIIVVIDLQ, from the exons ATGACAGCGTGTACAAACTTTAATCATCACCAAACTAATATCACTAAACAAATATCGCAAGACTGTCCTTTACAGCATACTCACAATCGAGTACCAAAGAGAGCTGAAATGAATCCACTATCTAGAATAATCATTACACCTGATACAGTACCGAAATTTGTAATACCTCGCAATCGGCCAACTCGGttagtaactaggcctactagcgaGATTACATCTGACGATGCCATTTCGGATTGTGCAAGTTTTAATACCAACGACAGGCCGTCCTTACCACACCTTCGGATGAAGAGAACACCATACGGATTTTCCTTTTTAGCAGAGAGTCCAAAAACTTCAAGAAAAGAATCACTTTACCGCAAAAAGAACAAATATCAAGCAACTGAGCAAAATCTAACTGTTCAACAAATAGACTACGACACATTTATTGCAGGATCTTTGGACGGTATGTATGATTGGTCAAGTACTTCTCCGTCTTCCAGAGGTTCATTATCCCCTGCCAGTTCACCTTTGGttcataaaaattgtatttccaAAGCGGGATTTGGCTTATCATCCAGTCAAAGTCACGGACATTTAGGCAACTCAAATCCGGTTCAAAACAGACCGATGTCTTTTCCGTCGACACCGACCTTAATCAGAGCGTCTACCATGATGCATGTCAACCCGAACGCAATGCAGACGTCGTCTTCTGTAAACAGGAGAGCGTCTATGCCTCTGCTTGGAGAcattaaataccaaaaaaaacgTAGCCGTTCATTACGTGCGCTGCAACCAGATATGTTACACCTACATTGTATGAGGAGAAGAAGTGTTGTAAGAGATTTAGGTGAAGTTCATTTAAAACTTCAGTACATTCGCCAACGTGATTACCTTGACGTCGAAGTAATACGCGCAGAAAATTTAGGCGGAAGTGTGTATACAGGTCCGATAAATCCAATACTAAAACTAAGTCTAACTCCTGAGAAAAACCACccgaaatacaaaacaattaacATGAAAGGCACTCGTGATCCTCAATTTAATCAAAACTTTTCGTATACCAACATAAAACCTTTACAGCTGATGCATTTGAATCTTAGGATCAAAGTTTTGTCAAAGAAGTCGAATCTGAGACGCGCTGAACATATTGGTGATATCATCCAGCCACTAAATTTCCTTATCGATGAAAGTATTCATGAAATTAAAGCAAACGTGAAACCATGTCTCCAATATACG actGAATATGTCGATAAATTAGTAATAATTGTGGTCATTGATCTACAGTAA